In the Leptotrichia sp. oral taxon 212 genome, one interval contains:
- the cobJ gene encoding precorrin-3B C(17)-methyltransferase, with translation MSNGKIYVVGIGPGKKENMTFRAYEAMENSDIIVGYKTYVDLVKEYYPGKEMKSSAMTKEVDRCTEVLELARQGKTVSLISSGDAGVYGMAGIMLEIADEDMEVEVIPGITATNAAAAIAGAPIMHDYATISLSDLLTDWELIKKRLELAAQGDFVVSIYNPKSRGRVTQIEEAREIMMKYKPKSTPVAIVRNAGREDERYVLTTLDEMLNHEIDMLTIVLIGNSNTFVKNGKIITPRGYEGKYDY, from the coding sequence ATGAGTAATGGAAAAATTTATGTGGTGGGTATAGGGCCTGGAAAAAAGGAAAATATGACATTCAGGGCATATGAAGCAATGGAGAATAGTGATATAATAGTAGGATATAAAACTTATGTGGATTTGGTGAAGGAATATTATCCTGGAAAAGAGATGAAAAGCTCCGCAATGACAAAGGAAGTGGACAGATGTACAGAAGTACTTGAACTGGCAAGACAGGGGAAAACAGTCAGTCTTATAAGCAGCGGTGATGCAGGAGTTTATGGTATGGCGGGAATTATGCTGGAAATTGCCGATGAAGATATGGAAGTTGAGGTAATACCTGGAATAACTGCCACTAATGCTGCTGCAGCTATTGCAGGAGCACCGATAATGCACGATTATGCTACAATAAGTCTGAGTGATCTGCTGACTGACTGGGAGCTGATAAAAAAAAGGCTTGAACTTGCTGCGCAGGGAGATTTTGTTGTGAGTATTTATAATCCTAAAAGCAGAGGAAGGGTCACACAGATAGAAGAAGCAAGGGAAATAATGATGAAATATAAGCCTAAGTCAACTCCTGTGGCAATAGTAAGAAATGCAGGAAGGGAAGATGAAAGATATGTTCTGACTACTCTCGATGAAATGCTCAATCACGAGATAGATATGCTTACAATAGTGTTAATTGGAAACTCAAATACATTTGTAAAGAATGGGAAGATAATAACTCCAAGAGGATATGAAGGGAAATATGATTATTAA
- a CDS encoding pyridoxamine 5'-phosphate oxidase family protein, whose translation MIDYNKILKENSYGILATLDDSKPKTRIFQYLFSEKNKVYLATTNNKNVYKQLKKCPYVSFLSHSEDYLSFISVNGNIHFTDDIDLKTRVLNEYPAIKELFKTPDNPIFELFYINVEEIRTFDLKTYTNENFKIEKP comes from the coding sequence ATGATTGATTATAATAAAATATTAAAAGAAAACTCTTACGGAATTTTAGCTACACTCGATGATAGCAAACCTAAAACAAGAATTTTTCAGTATCTGTTTTCTGAGAAAAACAAAGTATATCTTGCAACTACAAATAATAAAAACGTTTATAAACAGTTAAAAAAATGTCCTTACGTTTCTTTTCTCTCTCATTCAGAAGACTATTTATCTTTTATATCTGTAAATGGAAATATTCATTTTACTGATGATATTGATCTTAAAACAAGAGTTTTAAATGAATATCCAGCAATAAAAGAACTTTTTAAAACTCCTGACAATCCTATTTTTGAACTTTTTTATATTAATGTAGAAGAAATCAGGACTTTTGATTTAAAAACTTATACCAATGAAAATTTTAAAATCGAAAAACCATAA
- a CDS encoding helix-turn-helix domain-containing protein yields the protein MNKKELPKCSVEITLSLISNKWKILIIRDLLDGTKRFGELRKSINGISNKVLTYNLREMEEDNLLIRKIYPEVPPKVEYSLTETGHSLKPILESMDKWGVNYREKTKYE from the coding sequence ATGAATAAAAAAGAATTACCGAAGTGTTCTGTTGAAATAACACTTTCTTTAATTTCTAATAAATGGAAAATACTTATAATAAGAGATTTACTCGATGGAACAAAAAGATTTGGAGAGTTGAGAAAATCTATAAATGGAATTTCTAATAAAGTTTTGACATATAATTTGAGAGAAATGGAGGAGGACAATCTTCTTATAAGAAAGATTTATCCTGAAGTTCCTCCAAAAGTTGAATATTCTCTTACTGAAACAGGTCACAGCTTAAAGCCGATACTGGAGAGTATGGACAAATGGGGTGTAAATTACCGAGAAAAAACAAAATACGAATAA
- the cobM gene encoding precorrin-4 C(11)-methyltransferase, protein MEKVNFIGAGPGDPELITVKGQRIVKEADVIIYAGSLVPKEVINCHKDGAEIYNSAFMSLDEVIDVTVKAVKAGKKVARVHTGDPAIYGAHREQMDMLDKYGIEYEVIPGVSSFLAAAAAIKKEFTLPNVSQTVICTRIEGKTAVPEKEKLESLAEHRASMAIFLSVQMIDKVVKTLSTSYPLTTPVAVVQKASWPDQKIVFGTLETIEQKVKEAGINKTAQILVGDFLGNEYEKSKLYDKYFTHEYREGIKE, encoded by the coding sequence ATGGAAAAAGTTAACTTCATAGGAGCAGGTCCTGGGGATCCGGAATTGATAACTGTAAAAGGGCAGAGAATAGTAAAAGAGGCAGATGTAATTATTTATGCAGGTTCATTAGTTCCGAAAGAAGTTATAAATTGTCATAAGGATGGAGCGGAAATTTATAATTCTGCTTTCATGTCATTGGATGAAGTTATAGATGTTACAGTAAAAGCGGTAAAGGCTGGGAAAAAAGTTGCCAGAGTTCATACGGGAGACCCTGCAATTTATGGGGCTCACAGGGAACAGATGGATATGCTTGATAAGTATGGAATAGAATATGAAGTTATTCCGGGAGTAAGTTCATTTTTAGCGGCAGCTGCGGCAATAAAAAAGGAATTCACATTGCCTAATGTTTCACAGACGGTCATCTGTACAAGAATAGAGGGAAAGACCGCTGTTCCTGAAAAGGAAAAGCTGGAAAGCCTGGCTGAACATAGGGCTTCCATGGCAATATTTTTATCAGTTCAGATGATAGATAAAGTTGTAAAAACATTGTCAACTTCCTATCCGTTGACAACTCCTGTGGCAGTTGTCCAGAAGGCAAGCTGGCCAGATCAGAAAATAGTTTTTGGAACGCTTGAAACAATAGAACAGAAAGTAAAAGAGGCAGGAATAAACAAAACTGCCCAGATACTTGTTGGAGATTTTTTAGGAAATGAATATGAAAAATCAAAATTGTATGATAAATATTTTACCCATGAATACAGAGAGGGAATAAAGGAATAA
- a CDS encoding RNA-binding domain-containing protein, with translation MKESRELKLKSTVTNTFLKTVSAFANYNSGKIIFGVDDTGKITGLKNIEELCLDLENKINDNINPKPDFKFIKDNKKNIITLIVEEGMNKPYLYKGKAYKRNDTSTVEVDKIELNRLTLLGLNQYYDELKARNQDLEFKILKKELEEKLSLKSFSKDVLKTLNLYDDKNGYNNAAELFADENSFSGIDIAKFGKNIDEILDRNLFVNISIISQYQKSLKVFSRYYKYEQISGSERIEKEIIPEKAFREAIANALIHRTWDVNSNIRISMYEDKIEVASPGGLPVGISKKEYLHGQISQLRNPVLGNIFFRLKYIEMFGTGIRRINESYRDFAIKPNFEIFENSIKITLPIIETKLFLTTDEKTIMNILEKGNILSSGEILEMTEFKKDKLNRLLKSLIQKNYIAVTGKGRGTKYFKR, from the coding sequence ATGAAAGAAAGCAGAGAACTAAAATTAAAATCAACAGTAACAAACACTTTTTTAAAAACAGTCAGTGCCTTTGCCAACTACAATTCAGGAAAAATTATATTTGGTGTTGATGATACAGGAAAAATTACTGGTTTAAAAAATATAGAAGAACTTTGCTTGGATTTAGAAAATAAAATTAATGATAATATAAATCCTAAGCCAGATTTTAAATTTATAAAAGATAATAAAAAAAATATAATAACTCTTATAGTTGAGGAAGGAATGAACAAACCCTATCTTTATAAGGGAAAAGCATACAAAAGAAATGACACATCAACAGTTGAAGTTGATAAAATCGAATTGAATAGATTGACATTATTAGGATTAAATCAGTATTATGATGAATTAAAAGCCAGAAATCAGGATTTAGAGTTTAAGATTCTGAAAAAAGAACTGGAAGAAAAATTATCTTTAAAAAGTTTTTCAAAAGATGTTTTAAAAACTTTGAATTTATATGATGATAAAAATGGCTATAATAATGCTGCTGAACTATTTGCAGATGAAAATAGCTTTTCAGGAATTGACATTGCAAAATTTGGTAAAAATATAGATGAGATTCTGGATAGGAATTTATTTGTAAATATATCTATTATTTCACAATATCAGAAATCTCTGAAAGTTTTCAGCAGATATTACAAATATGAGCAAATTTCAGGTTCAGAAAGAATTGAGAAAGAGATTATACCGGAAAAGGCCTTTAGGGAAGCAATTGCAAATGCTTTAATCCATAGGACTTGGGATGTAAATTCAAATATAAGGATATCAATGTATGAAGATAAGATAGAAGTTGCATCTCCAGGAGGATTGCCTGTGGGAATAAGTAAAAAAGAATATTTACACGGTCAAATTTCACAACTTAGAAATCCTGTCCTTGGAAATATATTTTTTAGGTTAAAATATATTGAAATGTTTGGAACAGGTATAAGAAGAATAAATGAAAGTTATAGAGATTTTGCCATCAAACCGAATTTTGAAATTTTTGAAAACTCAATCAAAATAACTTTACCAATAATTGAAACTAAATTATTTCTGACAACAGATGAAAAAACAATAATGAATATTCTGGAAAAAGGAAATATATTATCAAGTGGTGAAATTTTAGAGATGACTGAATTTAAGAAGGACAAACTGAACAGACTATTAAAAAGTTTAATTCAGAAAAATTATATTGCTGTTACAGGAAAAGGCAGGGGAACTAAGTATTTTAAGAGATAA
- a CDS encoding DUF1697 domain-containing protein yields the protein MRYVLLLRGINVGGKNKVSMNDLKMNIGELGYQNVVTYINSGNVIFDTDDNIETVKIKIAEMLKNVFFPVQHVIVTREEYLEEVSNLPEWWNETLARRDVLFYSDEVDYEKLKARINEMPLHDEIVYFGRKAVFWGKYTEKEYLRTSYHKLLMKEKFYPMLTIRNERTFKKLGEMLG from the coding sequence ATGAGATATGTACTACTGCTTCGTGGAATAAATGTTGGTGGGAAAAATAAAGTATCAATGAATGATTTAAAAATGAATATAGGCGAACTGGGATATCAAAATGTAGTTACATACATTAATAGTGGAAATGTAATATTTGATACAGATGATAATATAGAAACTGTCAAAATTAAAATAGCAGAAATGTTAAAAAATGTTTTCTTTCCTGTTCAACATGTTATAGTAACAAGAGAAGAATATCTGGAAGAAGTTTCAAATCTTCCGGAATGGTGGAATGAAACACTTGCAAGAAGAGATGTTCTTTTTTATAGTGATGAGGTTGACTATGAAAAATTAAAAGCCCGAATAAATGAAATGCCTCTTCATGATGAAATTGTATATTTTGGCAGAAAAGCTGTATTTTGGGGGAAATATACAGAAAAGGAATATTTACGTACTTCATATCATAAGTTACTTATGAAAGAAAAGTTTTATCCTATGCTTACGATACGTAATGAACGAACATTCAAGAAATTAGGAGAAATGCTAGGGTAA
- a CDS encoding TIGR03915 family putative DNA repair protein, with protein MPNYYYDGSFDGLLTVIYMAYEDRKSKALRVYSETEQLILEFDDIHIMTDFSKARRVEKNICEKLSQDFLNKMRTCFLSCYKNKDTIIVHTVYKALKQGEEILNSLDEHAFRMNRLIKQVLSERHKYLGVLRFREMKDGTMFSTIEPKNNVLPALISHFRNRMKKEKFAIFDKEREMIAYYDTEKVEIFFVKSPEIEWSDEEMEYSELWKTFHKSISIKERENKKLQQSNLPKYYWKHLVEDM; from the coding sequence ATGCCGAATTATTATTATGATGGAAGTTTTGACGGACTGCTGACAGTCATTTATATGGCATATGAGGACAGGAAAAGTAAGGCACTCAGGGTATACTCTGAAACGGAACAGCTCATACTGGAATTTGATGATATCCATATCATGACTGATTTTTCAAAAGCCAGACGTGTGGAAAAGAATATATGTGAAAAACTGTCGCAGGATTTTTTAAATAAAATGCGTACCTGCTTTCTGTCATGTTATAAAAATAAGGATACAATAATAGTACATACAGTATACAAGGCATTAAAACAGGGAGAGGAGATTCTGAATTCCCTTGATGAGCATGCTTTTCGGATGAACCGGCTTATAAAACAGGTTCTGAGTGAACGGCATAAATATCTGGGAGTATTAAGGTTTAGAGAAATGAAAGACGGAACAATGTTTTCTACGATTGAGCCCAAAAATAATGTTCTTCCTGCTCTGATTTCCCATTTCAGGAACAGAATGAAAAAAGAAAAATTTGCAATTTTTGATAAGGAAAGAGAAATGATAGCTTACTATGATACAGAAAAAGTTGAAATTTTCTTTGTTAAGTCCCCTGAAATTGAGTGGAGCGATGAAGAAATGGAATATTCTGAGCTTTGGAAAACCTTCCATAAGAGTATTTCCATAAAGGAAAGGGAAAATAAGAAACTTCAGCAGAGCAATCTTCCAAAATATTACTGGAAACATCTTGTGGAGGATATGTAG
- a CDS encoding GNAT family N-acetyltransferase, with protein sequence MNLKYRENITRINDKKIEMKSKNILKLKEVNNMLRIEKINGKNVWEILKLRVSESQKEFVATNDVSIIEAYTTITANGFAFPFGIYDGKTPVGFMMIGYDSADYWEDTPDIARENYSLWRLMIDENYQKKGFGREAVALGLDFIKSFPCGKSECCWLSYEPENEVARQLYRSFGFVETGDMVGGEIIAVLKL encoded by the coding sequence ATGAATTTAAAATACAGGGAGAATATTACCAGAATAAATGATAAGAAAATAGAGATGAAATCAAAAAATATATTAAAACTTAAGGAAGTGAATAATATGCTTCGTATAGAAAAGATAAATGGGAAAAATGTATGGGAAATACTTAAATTACGTGTATCAGAATCGCAAAAAGAGTTTGTCGCCACAAATGATGTCAGCATTATTGAAGCATACACTACTATCACAGCAAATGGATTTGCATTTCCATTTGGTATTTATGATGGCAAAACTCCTGTTGGATTTATGATGATTGGTTATGATTCGGCTGATTATTGGGAGGATACACCAGATATAGCAAGAGAAAACTATAGTCTATGGCGTTTGATGATTGATGAAAATTATCAGAAAAAAGGATTTGGTAGGGAAGCCGTTGCTCTTGGACTGGATTTCATTAAATCATTCCCTTGTGGTAAGTCTGAGTGCTGCTGGCTTTCTTATGAACCGGAGAATGAAGTTGCCCGTCAGCTGTATCGTTCGTTTGGATTTGTTGAAACTGGAGATATGGTTGGAGGAGAAATCATTGCTGTACTGAAACTTTAA
- the cbiG gene encoding cobalt-precorrin 5A hydrolase has protein sequence MKLAFWTVTRGAGNIAREYKEQLQGHLKGYDIDVFTLKKYDVENTIQIEDFTANINEKFSWYDGHIFIMASGIVIRKTAGLIGTKDKDPAVLLIDEGKHFVISLLSGHLGGANELTYLLAGTLNLIPVITTSSDVTGKIAVDTISQKLNAELEDLKSAKDVTSLIVNGQKVNVLLPENVKVNGKNSADGFILVSNKKNIEYTRIYPKNLILGIGCKKDTKAEDILSAIEDCLNKNNLDIKSVKKIATVDVKKNEKGLIDAAKSLNLDLEIISREEIKKIQNQFEGSDFVEKNIGVRAVSEPVALLASSQEGHFIEMKAKYNGITISIYEEELKIYE, from the coding sequence ATGAAATTAGCATTTTGGACTGTAACCAGAGGTGCGGGAAATATTGCGAGAGAATATAAGGAACAATTACAGGGGCATTTAAAAGGTTATGATATAGATGTTTTTACATTGAAAAAATATGATGTAGAAAATACAATTCAGATAGAGGATTTCACTGCCAATATAAATGAAAAATTTTCCTGGTATGACGGACATATTTTCATAATGGCAAGCGGAATTGTAATTAGAAAGACAGCGGGACTGATTGGAACAAAGGATAAGGATCCTGCTGTACTTTTAATAGATGAGGGAAAACATTTTGTAATTTCCCTTTTATCAGGGCATTTAGGTGGAGCAAATGAGCTGACGTATTTACTTGCGGGGACTCTAAATCTTATTCCTGTTATTACGACGAGTTCAGATGTTACAGGGAAAATAGCAGTGGATACCATATCTCAGAAATTAAATGCAGAGCTTGAAGATTTAAAATCAGCAAAAGATGTAACTTCTCTTATTGTGAATGGGCAAAAAGTGAACGTACTTTTACCTGAAAACGTTAAGGTGAATGGCAAAAACTCAGCAGACGGCTTTATTCTAGTTTCAAATAAGAAAAATATTGAATACACCAGAATTTATCCTAAAAACTTAATTTTGGGTATCGGGTGTAAGAAGGATACAAAAGCGGAGGATATTTTATCTGCCATTGAAGACTGTCTAAATAAAAATAATTTAGATATAAAATCAGTTAAAAAAATTGCGACTGTTGATGTAAAGAAAAATGAGAAGGGATTAATTGATGCCGCTAAATCTTTAAATTTAGACTTAGAAATAATCTCAAGGGAAGAAATAAAAAAAATTCAGAACCAGTTTGAAGGTTCGGATTTTGTAGAAAAAAATATTGGAGTGAGGGCGGTATCAGAACCTGTTGCACTGCTGGCTTCATCACAGGAAGGGCATTTTATCGAGATGAAGGCAAAATACAACGGAATAACGATTTCAATATATGAAGAGGAGCTAAAAATATATGAGTAA
- a CDS encoding DUF4825 domain-containing protein has translation MKKIFTAIICILLFMSVFVSCGNKTSKEENQPIYIGDNSKVIQVVSELPFPKGMKYYSIEIQSKTEPYELKVFVNYNENKTEGLKQCADKAFKKISNMGVISFYNKADGNLIESFNRE, from the coding sequence ATGAAAAAAATATTTACTGCGATTATTTGTATTTTATTATTTATGTCTGTTTTTGTAAGCTGCGGGAATAAAACTTCAAAAGAAGAAAATCAGCCAATATATATCGGTGATAACTCAAAAGTAATACAGGTAGTATCAGAGCTTCCGTTTCCAAAAGGAATGAAATACTATTCAATTGAAATTCAATCTAAAACAGAACCATACGAACTGAAAGTATTTGTAAATTATAATGAAAATAAGACAGAAGGTTTAAAGCAATGTGCAGATAAGGCTTTTAAGAAAATATCTAACATGGGTGTAATAAGTTTTTACAATAAAGCTGACGGTAATCTTATTGAATCATTTAATAGGGAATAG
- a CDS encoding GNAT family N-acetyltransferase, producing the protein MFIRPITLDDVENFYHMMCWLDEETEYMMYEPGERQLKSNNLDDLKERIEVAVLGEDFLMVAVNDNEEIVGYIWAERGKMNRISHTAYIITGIRKAYHRKGIGSEFFNMLDEWAGENGIVRLELTVECVNTGAKLLYEKHGFKMEGIRPKSMKVNGRFVDEYYMGKILD; encoded by the coding sequence ATGTTTATCAGACCAATAACATTGGATGATGTTGAAAATTTTTACCATATGATGTGCTGGCTTGATGAAGAAACTGAATATATGATGTATGAACCGGGTGAACGTCAGCTTAAGTCAAATAATCTGGATGATTTAAAAGAACGTATCGAAGTTGCAGTTTTGGGAGAAGATTTTCTGATGGTTGCCGTAAATGATAATGAGGAAATTGTAGGATACATATGGGCAGAAAGAGGAAAAATGAACCGTATTTCACATACAGCATATATTATTACAGGAATTCGTAAGGCATATCATCGGAAGGGGATAGGAAGCGAATTTTTTAATATGCTTGATGAATGGGCAGGAGAAAACGGGATAGTGCGTTTAGAATTAACAGTCGAATGTGTAAATACAGGGGCAAAACTTCTGTATGAAAAACATGGATTTAAAATGGAAGGGATAAGGCCGAAATCCATGAAAGTCAATGGAAGGTTCGTTGATGAATATTATATGGGAAAAATTCTTGACTGA
- a CDS encoding putative DNA modification/repair radical SAM protein, which translates to MNKPIDEKLRILSDAAKYDVSCSSSGSGRKNTNNGLGNGAISGICHSWSADGRCVSLLKILMTNYCIYDCKYCISRKSNDIERAILTPDEIVRLTINFYRRNYIEGLFLSSGVIKNADYTMEQMIAVAKKLRLEERFNGYIHMKVIPGASRELIHEMGLYVDRVSVNIELAESKALKLLAPDKKPTDISTSMGLIRKNQIQNIEEKKLFKSTPSFIPAGQTTQMIIGAGGESDYAILSKSENLYKNFDLKRVYYSAYVPINKSGILANADAVPMIREHRLYQADWLLRFYDFKAGEILDEKNPFIDPLLDPKANWAVQNWHLFPIEINRASYKDLLRIPGIGVTSAKRIVMARKYSIIKYEHLKKLGVVIKRAKYFITVNGEFLGFRKESPELIRNALIEKEKMAMQQMKLFNI; encoded by the coding sequence ATGAATAAACCTATAGATGAAAAGCTAAGAATACTTAGTGATGCCGCGAAATACGATGTTTCATGTTCTTCCAGCGGAAGCGGCAGAAAAAATACAAATAACGGCTTAGGTAATGGGGCTATCAGTGGTATATGTCACTCATGGTCGGCAGATGGAAGATGTGTTTCCCTGCTTAAAATACTTATGACCAATTATTGCATATATGACTGTAAATACTGTATTAGCCGTAAAAGTAATGATATTGAAAGGGCAATACTTACTCCTGATGAGATTGTAAGGCTGACTATAAACTTTTACAGAAGAAACTATATAGAAGGACTGTTTTTAAGCTCAGGGGTAATAAAAAATGCAGACTATACAATGGAGCAGATGATTGCTGTGGCTAAGAAACTCCGACTGGAGGAAAGATTTAACGGATATATTCATATGAAAGTAATCCCGGGGGCAAGCAGGGAACTTATCCATGAAATGGGACTATATGTAGACAGAGTTTCGGTAAATATAGAACTTGCTGAAAGCAAAGCGCTCAAACTTCTTGCGCCTGATAAGAAACCTACCGATATTTCAACATCAATGGGGCTTATACGTAAAAATCAGATTCAGAATATAGAAGAAAAGAAGCTGTTCAAAAGTACTCCTTCTTTCATTCCGGCAGGTCAGACAACACAGATGATAATAGGTGCAGGTGGGGAAAGTGATTATGCGATACTAAGTAAAAGTGAAAATCTTTATAAAAATTTTGATTTGAAAAGAGTATATTATTCTGCCTATGTTCCTATAAATAAATCAGGAATTCTGGCAAATGCAGATGCTGTACCTATGATAAGGGAACACAGGCTTTATCAGGCTGACTGGCTGTTAAGATTCTATGATTTCAAGGCAGGGGAAATACTTGATGAGAAGAATCCCTTTATTGACCCGCTTCTTGACCCGAAGGCAAACTGGGCTGTCCAGAACTGGCATCTTTTCCCTATAGAAATAAACAGGGCTTCATACAAGGATCTTCTTAGAATTCCTGGAATAGGAGTAACTTCGGCAAAACGTATAGTAATGGCCAGAAAATACAGCATAATAAAGTATGAACATCTTAAAAAATTAGGAGTAGTAATAAAGAGGGCAAAATATTTTATTACTGTAAATGGGGAATTTCTAGGATTTAGGAAGGAAAGTCCTGAACTTATAAGAAATGCCCTGATAGAAAAGGAAAAAATGGCAATGCAGCAGATGAAACTTTTTAATATCTAG
- a CDS encoding PadR family transcriptional regulator has protein sequence MDKIILGILMLHRMTAYELRNFIKNNFKSMYSDSLGSIQAALKKLFELEMVTFEELVEKGVNKKRYSITEAGQETLIEWIKIPINTSKTKNYDFGKLFFMGYVSKKDQKTLIDKIILSLEEEYEALKKLKESIDVEEESEEIEKYLLADMEYKDRIKNLDKGKELIENIREISKFTLATLDYGIDVTAFNIEWFKKLKKKI, from the coding sequence ATGGATAAAATAATTTTAGGAATTTTAATGTTACATCGAATGACGGCTTACGAACTTCGAAATTTTATTAAAAATAATTTTAAATCTATGTATAGTGACAGCCTGGGAAGTATCCAGGCAGCTCTTAAAAAACTGTTTGAACTTGAAATGGTTACTTTTGAGGAGCTTGTTGAAAAGGGAGTAAATAAAAAAAGATATTCAATAACAGAAGCAGGACAGGAAACATTGATTGAGTGGATAAAAATTCCTATCAATACTTCAAAAACAAAAAATTATGATTTTGGGAAACTTTTTTTCATGGGGTATGTTTCAAAAAAAGATCAGAAAACTCTTATTGATAAAATTATTCTTTCTCTGGAAGAGGAATATGAGGCGCTTAAAAAATTAAAGGAATCAATAGATGTAGAAGAAGAAAGTGAGGAAATAGAAAAATATCTGCTTGCAGATATGGAATATAAGGATAGAATTAAAAATCTGGATAAAGGAAAAGAATTAATTGAGAATATCAGAGAAATCAGTAAATTTACATTAGCTACCTTAGACTATGGAATTGATGTTACTGCTTTCAATATAGAGTGGTTTAAAAAACTGAAGAAAAAAATATAA
- a CDS encoding GNAT family N-acetyltransferase, whose amino-acid sequence MEFTIKEITDKKEKEIISRDILNDLPEWFGMPESTEEYIKDSQDKPFLACFIDNEAAGFVVLNATSKDCADIFVMGIKKKYHRMGAGRKLNDAYEEMAKKLGYTYSQVKTVKMGHYKEYDITNQFYISMGYKELECFPTLWDEWNPCQIYIKYIGGK is encoded by the coding sequence ATGGAATTTACGATAAAGGAAATAACTGATAAAAAGGAAAAGGAAATAATATCCAGAGATATATTGAATGATCTTCCGGAATGGTTCGGTATGCCGGAAAGCACAGAAGAATATATTAAAGATTCACAGGATAAACCATTTCTAGCGTGCTTTATTGATAATGAGGCAGCTGGTTTTGTTGTATTAAATGCTACAAGTAAGGACTGTGCAGATATTTTTGTAATGGGAATTAAGAAAAAATATCATCGTATGGGTGCAGGCAGAAAACTGAATGATGCCTATGAAGAAATGGCAAAAAAACTTGGATATACATATTCACAGGTAAAGACAGTTAAAATGGGTCACTATAAAGAATATGATATTACTAATCAATTTTATATATCCATGGGATATAAGGAATTAGAATGCTTTCCAACCTTGTGGGATGAATGGAATCCTTGTCAAATCTATATAAAATATATTGGAGGGAAATAA